In one window of Henckelia pumila isolate YLH828 chromosome 1, ASM3356847v2, whole genome shotgun sequence DNA:
- the LOC140889180 gene encoding tryptophan synthase beta chain 1, with translation MASSSSSYTATARFSSHSHSPPILPLKFSKITPRCHPRFPSIVCTVAKPQEMAAEIDTAALQRPDSFGRFGKFGGKYVPETLMHALIELEEAFKSLATDDGFQKELDGILKDYVGRESPLYFAERLSEHYKRADGKGPHIYLKREDLNHTGAHKINNAVAQALLAKRLGKKRIIAETGAGQHGVATATVCARFGLQCVVYMGAQDMERQALNVFRMRLLGAEVRAVHSGTATLKDATSEAIRDWVTNVESTHYILGSVAGPHPYPMMVREFHAVIGKETRKQALEKWGGKPDVLVACVGGGSNAMGLFHEFVDDRGVRLIGVEAAGFGLDSGKHAATLTKGEVGVLHGAMSYLLQDEDGQIIEPHSISAGLDYPGVGPEHSFLKDIGRAEYYSITDEEALQAFQRLARLEGIIPALETSHALAYLEKLCPELPDGTKVVLNCSGRGDKDVHTVNKYLDV, from the exons ATGGCCTCTTCTTCTTCGTCCTACACCGCCACAGCTCGCTTCTCCTCTCATTCCCATTCGCCTCCCATTTTACCCCTTAAATTCAGCAAAATTACACCTCGTTGCCATCCACGTTTTCCTTCCATAGTTTGTACGGTGGCCAAACCACAAGAAATGGCGGCGGAAATTGACACGGCGGCGCTGCAGCGGCCAGACTCCTTCGGCCGGTTCGGAAAGTTTGGCGGGAAGTACGTTCCGGAAACTTTAATGCACGCCCTCATTGAGCTCGAGGAGGCCTTCAAATCCCTTGCTACGGATGATGGGTTTCAG AAAGAGCTAGATGGGATATTGAAAGACTATGTTGGAAGGGAAAGCCCACTTTACTTTGCAGAGCGGCTTTCAGAACACTATAAGCGCGCTGATGGAAAGGGACCTCATATATACCTTAAAAGGGAAGACCTTAATCACACCGGGGCTCACAAAATCAACAATGCGGTAGCACAAGCTTTGCTTGCCAAGCGTCTGGGTAAGAAGCGTATTATTGCTGAAACTGGAGCTGGTCAGCATGGAGTTGCCACAGCTACTGTTTGTGCTCGGTTTGGTCTGCAGTGTGTTGTTTACATGGGTGCTCAGGATATGGAGAGACAAGCACTTAATGTCTTTAGAATGCGGCTTCTTGGTGCCGAG GTTAGAGCCGTTCACTCTGGGACTGCCACACTGAAGGATGCTACATCTGAAGCTATCAGGGACTGGGTCACTAATGTGGAATCAACTCACTACATACTTGGATCCGTTGCTGGGCCTCATCCCTATCCTATGATGGTAAGGGAATTTCATGCAGTGATTGGTAAAGAAACAAGGAAACAGGCATTGGAAAAATGGGGTGGGAAACCTGATGTGCTTGTTGCATGTGTTGGTGGAGGTTCAAATGCTATGGGGCTATTTCATGAATTTGTCGATGACAGAGGTGTGAGATTGATTGGAGTGGAGGCAGCAGGTTTTGGCTTAGATAGTGGTAAACATGCTGCCACACTGACTAAAGGAGAGGTTGGAGTTCTTCATGGAGCTATGAGCTACTTGTTGCAGGATGAAGATGGGCAAATAATTGAGCCACATTCTATAAGTGCTGG TCTGGATTACCCTGGAGTTGGACCGGAGCACAGCTTTCTGAAAGATATTGGACGGGCAGAGTACTACAGTATCACCGATGAGGAAGCTTTACAAG CCTTTCAGAGACTAGCTAGGCTAGAGGGCATTATACCTGCCCTGGAGACATCCCATGCACTGGCTTATCTGGAGAAGCTATGCCCAGAGCTTCCTGATGGAACTAAGGTTGTCCTCAACTGCAGTGGTAGAGGAGACAAGGATGTTCACACGGTCAATAAGTATTTGGATGTTTAA